The DNA segment CGCATTATACAAGTTAAATATTTGGTCGAAGCCAGCGTTGAGAATGTTGCCCAGCGACAGCGTACCAACCACGATCGTAATGGGAATCAGAGCCGGAATCGTAATGTACTTGACTTGCTCCCAGCGACTCGCTCCATCTACTTCTGCAGCTTCATACAAAGAGGGATTAATTGCAGCGAGCGAAGCAAGGAATACAATCGTCCCAAATCCAAATTCCTTCCACACATCACTTAGTACAACGATAAAGCGGAACCAGTCACCGTCACCTAAGAAGAATATTGGCTCCAGACCGAACACAGCGCCCAAAAATTGATTGACAAGCCCTTCCGTGGCCAGCATATCTAGCAAGATCCCGCCCAAGATAACCCAAGACAGAAAATGCGGCAAATATACAAGTGTCTGCACCGTTTTCTTAAAGGTTGCTCGTCTAACCTCATTGAGTAGGAGCGCGAAAGTAAATGGGGCAATTAATCCTGTGACCATCTTTAGCCCGGCGATAATCAGCGTGTTCCAAATGACCTGCACGTACTCTGGCGTGCTAAACAGGAAACGAAAGTACTCCAAACCGACCCAATTAGACTTTCCAAATCCAAGCCAAGGCTTGAAATCCTGGAAAGCGATCACGAGACCAGCCATCGGAATATAGGAAAAAATCAGTACTAGAATGATTGCTGGCAGCAGCATTGCATCCAGCACCAGTGTTCTTCGCCATTTCGAGCTTCGCTCGGTACGTTGAGGCAGTTGTACGGCGGAATCAGCAAGAGCAGTTACAGGTTTCTTTTTGATCTTCATATGCGTGCTTCCCTTCTATGAATATGACTCTAACCCTTCTCTCCATTGGTATATTTTAAGTATAGGATGGGAGTGGTGGCGGTTACATGATAATTCGGGGACTCAGATAACAAATTATTAATATTACAAGTTCATAGAGACGCTTAAGCACAAATAAGACAAACAAAAGCCAGCGAAGGTTAATCCCAACGCCAGCTTCTTGCACTGAAATGCATGCACCGAGCGGCTGTACACTAAATGCATTTCATGTATCCAGTTACTGATCTAACGAACATATTGAAGGAATAGATGGATTTTATGCAGCTAAAATCAAGGTTTCAGCCCATAATCGGCTATTTCCCCTTTTCTAAGGACATGAAATCCATTTAAATCTATTTTCCCTGCCCTGCGGCTGAAACTAACTACTATAAATCCATGTAAATAAATTGAACTATTAAAATGGACATAGGGCAAACTCGTACACACCCCTTTGGATCACTCTTGCTCAAACCAGTCACTAAGGCAACCATAAGCCCCTATTCCCGAGGCAGCTTTCTCTCTAAAAACGGGGCTGTCCAGCAGTCAGTTTCCACTGACTTTCTGGATAGCCCCGTCCGTTGAATTGAAATCAATTTTCTCCCTTATCTGCTTCTACTTTCTTTTGCTCAGCTTATAAATTAATTTTAATTCAGCTTCTGGCCGCAATTCGGGCAAAAATTCGCCCCTTCGTTCTTCGTACCGCAGTTCGGGCAGAAGTTAGGACGCTTGCCTCCTTCAGGAGCAGATGGAACACCCGTGGTAGACTGCTGGCCTTGACTATGCGGCTGGTTGAAGTGTTGATTAGTCTGGTGATGATGCTGATGTTGATTTGCTCCTGAGTTGGAGTTCTGACCTTGGTTCTGATGGTGCTGGTTCTGATTCTGCTG comes from the Paenibacillus lentus genome and includes:
- a CDS encoding ABC transporter permease, which produces MLLPAIILVLIFSYIPMAGLVIAFQDFKPWLGFGKSNWVGLEYFRFLFSTPEYVQVIWNTLIIAGLKMVTGLIAPFTFALLLNEVRRATFKKTVQTLVYLPHFLSWVILGGILLDMLATEGLVNQFLGAVFGLEPIFFLGDGDWFRFIVVLSDVWKEFGFGTIVFLASLAAINPSLYEAAEVDGASRWEQVKYITIPALIPITIVVGTLSLGNILNAGFDQIFNLYNALVYDKGDIIDTFVYRMGIIDGNFGFSTAVGLFKSVVGFILIIIAYRLAYKLANYRIF